Genomic window (Helianthus annuus cultivar XRQ/B chromosome 3, HanXRQr2.0-SUNRISE, whole genome shotgun sequence):
cccttttaatgaagggcaaaatggtcagatcttttaatttgttataataaaacgttaaaaaaccattttgactgaaaaatctgactagattttgattttggatgaaaatggcaacaaaattgaaaccacagggacccagattcaaaaggtttgagttttggactaaattggcaaaagtgaccaaacctcagggaccattttggcagtttactctattatttaaaattttaaggATTAATATTTAATATCTGTATGGGAATCTTACTTTAGAAGGATCTCGGCAGCCTCTCGACACTCGGTAACTCTTCGATTATAACCGGGGTTAGTTGTTAATGCCTGCTTCAGACCCGAAAATGATAGCAAAATCTTGTAAGGAAATTTGGTTTCAGCATTTTTCTCCGTTTCATACTTAGGTGGGTGTATAAGTTTGTGTATTTTGGTCTGCATAAAATTCACAAGATCcatttaaaataattaaataagtaATTGTGTAAATTTCGTAGAATACGTGCAGCGAACAAGTTTTATTAACACTTGAAAAAGAGCAAATTGCATAAAAGGTAACCATATTGAATCTTTTCGGTTGTCTGTTTATCAAACGGATTAAAAAGGTCAACCAAAACACGGCAAGCACAATTTTGACCCATTAGCGGGTCAAATTACATTAAACTAAACTTTTGAAAGTTggttatataaaattaaaatttataaatttttatttgttttgtgtTAAACAAAAAAAGTTGTTAGTTGTTACGCTTTATACAATTAACCcttaaaaagtacaaaaaaaaatatagaaataCTCTTGTAGAAAAAGTACCTTGCAATCCATACAAGTCAAACAACCGTAGCTCGAAAGCAATATTGCTGACTGATCCAATATGCCATTTTTCAGACCCAAATATTCATTCTCAATTAGCCTACAAGTACATTGTTaacatttagaaaaaaaaaatattttcataAAAGCTTGGGGCAAATATTTAATGGCACTATTATGACTATAAAAACAGTATTATTACAGTAATActtaaatttttaaataaattgtaTGCATTAATGTTAGATTTTGGCCAATGTTTGACATGTTTGACTTGTTTCCCTTCAGATAATTTTCTCTTTGACCGGTTTAAGATTAAAAGACAACCCAAGTCGTCCTAGGGGTGTAAATTCCCGACACGACATGAACCCAACATGTCGTATCCGGGTTATATAGTTTTAAGTGTGTCTAGGTTAGGGTTGATGTTTTTGACTCGAATAAATATATCGCTCGTGTTCAGGTTCGTCACTTCAACACACCAACCTGACACAATTGTCACATATGTCGACCCATTAACTTAGCAGTCGTAAGAAAGGAACCCACCGATCGTACTCAATATTTCCTGTTGGAGATACCGTAAGATTATTTGCACTTTCCAGAGCCAATAGATAAGCAATTCCAACctgttaaacaaaaaaaaaaaaaaatcacaataAATGATGTTCAAAAACTataaagttattaatacaaagAAAAATCAGATGTTAACATGTAAACTTCCAAATTACAATTAGTCAAAGATTTGACTAAATGGGTCAACGAGTTTGAAAGCAGAAcagtaataaaaaaaataaaaaattaaaaaaaaaaaaaaaaaaaaaaaaaaaaaaaaaacttacagcAGCAGATGAGCTTAAACCTGAACTATCAAGACCTTCTGTACCACAAATGAATCCTGTGATCCCCTGCATCAATTTATATTAACAACTTCAAAAACTGGTGCAAAAAAGATTAAAAGAATCTAAAAATAGATTAAAAGAATCTAAAAATAGATAATGTTGTATTGCAACCTGTACATAAAATGTTTCGAAAAGAAAATGTTTTGACCTGTAACCCTCCTCGTCATTTTGCCACCTCGACAAACTACTTTGTATTCATTAAAACGTCTATTATTATAAATGAAGAAaaatgtttaacctgtttaaGATCGTTTCCTCCACGTTGTAACGCATACAATGCTCCTTTGGCGTAACTTCCCCATTTACATTCCTCCATTGTATCCGACGAACCGTTTTCTTGGGTCTTGCCATTTGACTTTGCAGCATGTTTTGGAAGCTGGATTTGGTCAACTCTGTGGTCAATTTTTCAAACTAACAGTTAACATCAACTATTTCATCACTACCTacatcttggttttaaaaagcgcgatGCACGAGGCCCCCAAAGCCCAAGATCTACATCTacatacaataataaaaaaagaaaagcTATTTACCTAAACCGCACTTCTCCACTAAACTGTCCCGACTTTAGTAGAACCTTTGAATGCAGATTCATTTAACACGAAGAGTACAAACGGCTATTATATCAAAAAAAGAATCAAGAAAACAAATGCTTCaatgtaaaaaaaatattaatcGATCGCGCACGTGTGAGAGGATCATACTTGAGAATCAGTGGAAGGCACAAATCCGAGAATGATTCCCTTGTTAATTGTCATGGCTGAAACTATTCCACCCTATCAATTCATAAaaagctatgcagttaatgcggtaaaatatcggatatcggtcaaggaccgatatttgaaatataggctatctcggtgagatatcggtgggatatcgataattttaatataatgcagaatttatatatatagcaatttaacaccaataattcCGTGATATATctgttatatcggtcaaatatcgtgATATATCGGTAacatcggtcaaatatcggtgatatatcgatTATATCGGTCAAAtttcgccgataatatcggtaccgatatttgacaccgatattttattaagggaccgatataaccgatataaaCTGCAtagataaaaagaaaatgaaaaaaaatatgaaaatatgaaACGATTTGGTAAATAGAAATATGTATCAACCTGATGATCAATGTGAGCTCCCAATGGGCAAATCCTGTAAGGAGATACGACAATTTTGACCGCATTTATAGACACCCCAGCCATTTCCGCAAcatttttcttgattttatcCAACTGCACATTCATTTAACACAAAAAATGTGACAAAATTGatcataaaaaaaaaagattacttttgaaaataaattAGTTGATAATCACTTGCTCAAAGTCAGGGATAGTTAGGTAATTTCATATGTTTTTTTACTCCGAATAACAGCATATAATAATAACTAACAAAAACTACTATTTTAGCACAGAAGAATACCCTTGATTAGTTATTTTTAGCAAATATAAAAAGGTAATGGATTCTTTAGTCTAAAGTGATTTGATCATCCTATTCCATTTGAATCTTCAAAAAAAAGGTGTTTACCCTTTAAAGTTCAAATCTAAATTACTGAATACTTCCGTTTCCACCGTGGCAGCCACCTCCATGTCGCCACTAGCCCCCATCTCGACAACATTTTGGCCCGTACCCGTTTTAACCCgaataacatttgatatttttTAAACGGTCCGTTGTGACAAGAATTCATTTTGCTTATAATCCGTTTTGACCCTAACCAAATTGATTTTTTTAACGGACTGTTTTGACCCAACCTCATGTTGCTACGAGCTCGTTTGGCCAGAACCAAATTGATACTATT
Coding sequences:
- the LOC110929015 gene encoding galacturonokinase isoform X2; the encoded protein is MNLHSKVLLKSGQFSGEVRFRVDQIQLPKHAAKSNGKTQENGSSDTMEECKWGSYAKGALYALQRGGNDLKQGITGFICGTEGLDSSGLSSSAAVGIAYLLALESANNLTVSPTGNIEYDRLIENEYLGLKNGILDQSAILLSSYGCLTCMDCKTKIHKLIHPPKYETEKNAETKFPYKILLSFSGLKQALTTNPGYNRRVTECREAAEILLKAAGKEAEPILSNVEQEEFEAHKSKLEPNLARRAEHYFSENTRVIKGLEAWSCGNFEEFGKLISASGLSSIQNYECGCEPLIQLYEILLKAPGVYGARFSGAGFRGCCVAFVNSDNADKAASFVKNEYFKVQPELASHLNQDTAVVICDSGDCARII
- the LOC110929015 gene encoding galacturonokinase isoform X1; this encodes MGLSSWPSDSELDKIKKNVAEMAGVSINAVKIVVSPYRICPLGAHIDHQGGIVSAMTINKGIILGFVPSTDSQVLLKSGQFSGEVRFRVDQIQLPKHAAKSNGKTQENGSSDTMEECKWGSYAKGALYALQRGGNDLKQGITGFICGTEGLDSSGLSSSAAVGIAYLLALESANNLTVSPTGNIEYDRLIENEYLGLKNGILDQSAILLSSYGCLTCMDCKTKIHKLIHPPKYETEKNAETKFPYKILLSFSGLKQALTTNPGYNRRVTECREAAEILLKAAGKEAEPILSNVEQEEFEAHKSKLEPNLARRAEHYFSENTRVIKGLEAWSCGNFEEFGKLISASGLSSIQNYECGCEPLIQLYEILLKAPGVYGARFSGAGFRGCCVAFVNSDNADKAASFVKNEYFKVQPELASHLNQDTAVVICDSGDCARII